The following proteins come from a genomic window of Lemur catta isolate mLemCat1 chromosome 4, mLemCat1.pri, whole genome shotgun sequence:
- the GPR75 gene encoding probable G-protein coupled receptor 75: protein MNSTDHLRDAPNATSLHDPHSQGGNSTSLQEDLQDLIHTATLVTCTFLLAIIFCLGSYGNFIVFLSFFDPAFRKFRTNFDFMILNLSFCDLFICGVTAPMFTFVLFFNSASSIPDAFCFTFHLTSSGFIIMSLKTVAVIALHRLRMVLGKQPHRTASFPCTLLLTLLLWATSFTLATLATLKTSKSHLCLPMSSLIAGKGKAILSLYVVDFTFCVAVVFVCYIMIAQTLRKNAQVRKCPPVITVDASRPQTFMGAPMQGAGDPIQCTMPALYRNQNCNKLQHIQTHGYAKSLNQLSTPAASQLQLVSAINLSTAKDSKAVVTCVIIVLSVLVCCLPLGISLVQVVLSSNGSFILYQFELFGFTLIFFKSGLNPFIYSRNSAGLRRKVFWCLQYIGLGFFCCKQKTRLRAMGKGNLEVNRNKSSHHETNSAYMLSPKPQKKFVDQACGPSHSKESVVSPKISAGHQHCGQSSSTPINTRIEPYYSIYNSSPSQEASSPCNLQPINSFGFASSYIAMHYHTTNDLMQEYDSTSAKQIPVPSV from the coding sequence ATGAACTCAACAGACCACCTTCGGGATGCCCCCAATGCCACCTCGCTGCACGATCCTCACTCGCAGGGAGGAAACAGCACCTCTCTCCAGGAGGATCTTCAGGATCTCATCCACACAGCCACCTTGGTGACCTGCACTTTCCTACTCGCAATCATCTTCTGCCTGGGCTCCTATGGCAACTTCATTGTCTTCTTGTCCTTCTTTGATCCAGCCTTCAGGAAATTCAGAACCAACTTTGATTTCATGATCCTCAACCTGTCGTTCTGTGACCTCTTCATCTGCGGAGTCACAGCCCCCATGTTCACTTTTGTGTTATTCTTCAACTCAGCCAGTAGCATCCCGGATGCCTTCTGCTTCACTTTCCATCTCACCAGTTCGGGCTTCATCATCATGTCCCTGAAGACGGTGGCAGTGATTGCCCTGCACCGGCTCCGGATGGTGCTGGGGAAGCAGCCTCATCGCACGGCCTCCTTTCCCTGCACTTTGCTTCTCACTCTGCTTCTCTGGGCCACCAGTTTCACCCTCGCCACGTTGGCTACCCTGAAAACCAGCAAGTCCCACCTCTGTCTTCCCATGTCCAGTCTGATTGCTGGGAAAGGGAAAGCCATTTTGTCTCTCTATGTGGTCGACTTCACCTTTTGTGTTGCTGTGGTCTTTGTCTGTTACATCATGATTGCTCAGACCCTGCGGAAGAATGCTCAAGTCAGAAAGTGCCCCCCTGTCATCACAGTTGATGCTTCCAGACCACAGACTTTCATGGGAGCCCCCATGCAGGGAGCTGGAGATCCCATCCAGTGTACCATGCCGGCTCTATACAGGAACCAGAATTGCAACAAACTGCAGCACATTCAGACCCACGGATACGCCAAGAGTCTCAACCAGCTGTCCACCCCTGCAGCCAGCCAACTCCAGCTGGTCTCAGCCATCAACCTCTCCACCGCCAAGGATTCCAAAGCCGTGGTCACCTGTGTGATCATTGTGCTGTCAGTCCTGGTGTGCTGTCTTCCACTGGGGATTTCCTTGGTACAGGTGGTTCTGTCCAGCAATGGGAGCTTCATCCTTTACCAGTTTGAACTGTTTGGATTTACTCTTATATTTTTCAAGTCAGGATTAAACCCTTTTATATATTCTCGGAACAGTGCAGGGCTGAGAAGGAAAGTGTTCTGGTGCCTCCAGTACATAGGTCTGGGTTTTTTCTGCTGCAAACAGAAGACTCGACTTCGAGCCATGGGGAAAGGGAACCTCGAAGTCAACAGAAACAAATCTTCCCATCATGAAACAAACTCTGCCTACATGTTGTCTCCAAAGCCACAGAAGAAATTTGTGGACCAGGCTTGTGGCCCGAGTCATTCAAAGGAAAGTGTGGTGAGTCCCAAGATCTCTGCTGGACATCAACACTGTGGGCAGAGCAGCTCAACTCCCATCAACACTCGGATTGAACCTTACTACAGCATCTATAACAGCAGCCCTTCCCAGGAGGCGAGCAGCCCATGTAACCTACAGCCAATAAACTCTTTTGGATTTGCCAGTTCCTATATTGCCATGCATTATCACACCACTAATGACTTAATGCAGGAATACGACAGCACTTCAGCCAAGCAGATTCCGGTCCCCTCTGTTTAA